GATAGCTAGCAGTAGTCATCGGGGAACATCAGGAGTGAAGTTTTATGTGAAGTACAGAAAAAACAGCTTATCACTTATGATATTTCGACATAATTGGCAATTTTATTTCGCCTGTGTTACAATAACAGTTTTTTAAGTTACATTATGTGGCGATGGTTGTCTGTATGAGTTTTTGAACCCTCTCAATTTCTGTGCTAGAAAAAGCAGGTGGTCAAGAAGCAGGGtgggaagaggaagaagcagatcCTGAAGTTTACCCTGGACTGCACTCACCCTGTAGAGGATGGCATCATGGATGCTGCAAACTTTGTGAGTAGACCAGTTCAGACACATTGTGTGTTAAACAGTGTGCAACACTGTCAGTCAAGAGCACTGAGTGTCAAACACTGCTGTCATATCAGTGGGATCAATCCCGAGTCACTGTATTTGATGGTTGCTGTCAGTTCACAGTAGAAAGAAAGACATAATCCAGTGTGGTTTTAATAGAAACTAACAATGTGTCACCTGTCAGTACTTGGAAGAGTTTTTACCTGTACATCTGACACCTTTTGATATGAAATTCAGGCTTATGTGTACCACTCTTTGCTGTGTGTGACCTGCTGTGACCTCTGCACTTACAGGAACAGTTCCTGCAGGAGCGCATCAAGGTGAACGGCAAAGCTGGAAAccttggcggtggtgtggtgtcTATTGAAAGGAGCAAGAGTAAAATCTCGGTCAACTCTGAAGTTCCCTTCTCAAAGAGGTACTAAACACAATGCGACTCTTATCAGTCAAGTAATAACCGGTGACAAAATTTCACTATACATAAACCTATCTAATTTGATATGGTGTTTTTGCAAGTCGTAGTCGTACTCCACCTGAAATGTGTCTTCTTATTACTCACTCTTGGAGACTTCAAATGTTGCCTGTAAAAGTTTGTGGTTTACCACTAAATGGA
Above is a genomic segment from Micropterus dolomieu isolate WLL.071019.BEF.003 ecotype Adirondacks linkage group LG18, ASM2129224v1, whole genome shotgun sequence containing:
- the rpl22 gene encoding 60S ribosomal protein L22; amino-acid sequence: MAPIKKQVVKKQGGKRKKQILKFTLDCTHPVEDGIMDAANFEQFLQERIKVNGKAGNLGGGVVSIERSKSKISVNSEVPFSKRYLKYLTKKYLKKNNLRDWLRVVANTKESYELRYFQINQDEEEEEDED